GCATTCAACTTGATTGCAGATGGATTGCGTGATGCGCTTGATCCAAAAATGCGCGACTAAGGCAGGTGTCCAATAATGGAAAAAGTATTAGAAGTTAAAGACCTTGAAATCTCCTTCCATACGTTTGGCGGGGAAGTTCAAGCCATTCGTAATGTGAGTTTTGATTTATATAAAGGGGAAACTCTTGCAATTGTAGGAGAATCCGGTTCCGGAAAATCAGTAACAACTAAATCTATTATGAGACTGCTTCCTGAAAGCAACTCTGAAATTAAGAATGGCAGCATTATTTTTGAAGGTAAGGATTTAACGAAGCTGAAAGATAAACAAATGCAAAAAATCCGCGGAAAAGATATCTCGATGATTTTCCAGGATCCAATGACTTCTTTAAATCCGACTATGACAGTCGGAAAGCAAATCATGGAACCGATTATCCGCCACCAAAATTTAAGCCGGGGAGAAGCTAAACGCCGTGCGATTGACCTGCTGAAACTGGTAGGAATCCCAATGCCGGAAGAACGCTTTAAGCAGTACCCTCACCAATTTTCCGGCGGTATGAGACAGCGTGTAGTGATTGCGATCGCGCTCGCGTGCAATCCAAAGGTTTTGATTGCCGATGAACCTACAACTGCTTTGGATGTTACGATTCAGGCGCAAATACTTGATTTGATGAAAGAACTACAGAAGAAGATTGACACATCTATCATTTTTATTACTCATGATTTGGGTGTTGTTGCCAACGTTGCAGACCGTGTAGCTGTTATGTACGGCGGAAAAATCGTAGAATACGGTACAGCCGACGAAATTTTCTATAACCCTAAGCATCCTTATACATGGGGCCTTATCAGTTCAATGCCGGATCTAGATTCGAAGGAAGACGAACTGTTCTCTATTCCTGGAACACCTCCTGACTTGCTTGCACCGCCGAAGGGGGATGCATTCGCTGCCCGTAATCCATTTGCCTTGAAAATTGATTTGGAAGAGCAGCCGCCTTTCTTTAAAATTTCAAATTCTCATTATGTTGCCTCCTGGCTCTATCATGAAAATGCACCGAAAGTTGAACCGCCTGAAGCGGTCAAAAAGAGAATGCGTCAGTTCCCTGAATTGAAGGAGGGAAAATAAGATGGCAAAAGAAAAATTGCTTGAAGTAAAAAATCTAAAACAATACTTTAATAAAGGAAAATCCAATGAAGTCAGAGCAGTAGATAACGTGACTTTTGATATTTTCAGAGGGGAAACCCTAGGCCTTGTTGGAGAATCCGGTTGCGGAAAGTCCACAACAGGCCGTACGATCATTCGCCTGTATGATGCTACAGGCGGGGAAGTGTTATTTGATGGTGAGAATGTTCACGGGAGAAAGAGTAAATCCGATCTGAAGAAATTCAACCGAAAAATGCAGATGATATTTCAGGATCCGTATGCTTCGTTAAACCCAAGACTTAAAATCTCTGAAATCATTGCAGAAGGCATTGATATTCACGGGCTTGCTAAAACATCTAAAGAACGAATGGACCGTGTGGTTGAGCTTCTGGAAACGGTAGGTTTGAATCGTGAGCATGCAAACCGTTATCCGCATGAATTCAGCGGCGGACAGCGTCAGCGGATTGGGATTGCACGCGCTCTAGCAGTGGAACCGGAATTCATTATCGCTGATGAGCCAATTTCCGCATTGGATGTATCCATTCAAGCTCAGGTTGTAAATCTGCTGAAAAAGCTTCAAAAGGAAAAAGGATTAACGTTTTTATTCATCGCTCATGATTTATCCATGGTGAAATATATCAGTGACCGTATTGGGGTTATGTATTATGGTAAATTAGTAGAGCTTGCCGATGCAGATGAGCTTTATAAAAATCCGATTCACCCTTATACTCAATCCCTTCTATCTGCAATTCCTCTTCCCGATCCTGATTACGAGCGCACGCGTGTAAGAAGGGCATATGAGCCTTCTAAACACAAATTGCAGCCCGGAGAAGAAATGGAGCTTCGTGAAGTAAAACCAGGACACTTCGTCATGTGTTCAAATGAAGAGTTCGTTCAATATCAAAAACAATATGCTGCTACTGTTTAATTGAAAAAAACGCACGGACCTGGATGGGTCTGTGCATTTTTTTATACTGTACAGGTATCAAGGCATTGAGAATAGCAAATTTCAGCCTATTACTAGGCGGATTGGCTCGTTTTTTATTTATCCATAATGTGCGGTATATCCTCTATCAACCTCTGAAAAACTTCCCTATACTTTTACATAGAGTGTTTATTAAGGAGGAACCGGATTTTGAAAAGATCGGATAAAAAGAAAATTACTGTTCTTGCTGTCTTGTTGTCCTTGGCAGGAACCGCATTCGCAGATCAGCCTGCTCAAGCAGCAGCCAATGGCTCTTCCCTTGCACTGAATGAGGTCATCATTCCAGAAAAGAAATTGCCCGATAACATGCCGAGATTTGTTTATGATTCTGGCTTCAAATTTGATTATCCCGATGCGGTAAGAGGCGTGTACGTCACTGGGACATCCGCCGGCGGAGAAAAAATGGATTCCCTCATAAAACTGATGGACGATACCGAATTGAATAGCATGGTGATTGATGTTAAAGACGATTCCGGTAATTTTACGTTTCATCCAGATAAGAAATCTCCGTTCTACAGCATTAGCAAAGCTTACATAAAGGATCCAAAGGCTATGATGAAAAAGCTTGAGAATCATAAGATTTATCCGATCGGCCGCATTGTGGTGTTTAAAGACAATGTCCTGGCAGATAAAAAGCCCGAGTGGTCCTATAAGAAAGACGGACAGGTTTGGCAGAATGGTACAGGAGCTAAATTTGTGAACCCATTTGTAAAAGAAGTCTGGGATTACAATGTACAGGCAGCGATTGAAGCAGCAGAAATGGGTTTTAAAGAAATCCAGTTCGATTATGTCCGCTTCCCAGAGGGTTTTGAAACGAAGGATAAAGAACTCTCCTACAGTGAGGGAGACTACGAAAAGGACAGCCGTGACAACACTCAGAAACGGGTACAGGCTGTAACCGATTTCACGGAATATGCACGTGAGAAGCTGAAGCCGTACGGTGTGAAAGTGTCAGTTGATATTTTCGGCTATTCTGCAACATTGCCAGAAGCGCCGGGCATTGGACAGAACTTCTCAAAAATTTCGGATAATGTCGATGTCATTTCCTCTATGATTTATCCAAGTCACTGGGGCTCATATTTCGGCATTGAGAAACCGGATACGGAGCCATATAAGCTGGTTAAGGAATACGCAAAGCTTGAGAATGAGAAGCTTGGCGACCTGAAGACAAGACCGATTTCCCGTCCTTGGCTGCAGGATTTCACGGCTTCCTATTTAGGGAAGGGCAACTACTTGAAA
The Metabacillus sp. FJAT-52054 genome window above contains:
- a CDS encoding ABC transporter ATP-binding protein, whose product is MEKVLEVKDLEISFHTFGGEVQAIRNVSFDLYKGETLAIVGESGSGKSVTTKSIMRLLPESNSEIKNGSIIFEGKDLTKLKDKQMQKIRGKDISMIFQDPMTSLNPTMTVGKQIMEPIIRHQNLSRGEAKRRAIDLLKLVGIPMPEERFKQYPHQFSGGMRQRVVIAIALACNPKVLIADEPTTALDVTIQAQILDLMKELQKKIDTSIIFITHDLGVVANVADRVAVMYGGKIVEYGTADEIFYNPKHPYTWGLISSMPDLDSKEDELFSIPGTPPDLLAPPKGDAFAARNPFALKIDLEEQPPFFKISNSHYVASWLYHENAPKVEPPEAVKKRMRQFPELKEGK
- a CDS encoding ATP-binding cassette domain-containing protein, coding for MAKEKLLEVKNLKQYFNKGKSNEVRAVDNVTFDIFRGETLGLVGESGCGKSTTGRTIIRLYDATGGEVLFDGENVHGRKSKSDLKKFNRKMQMIFQDPYASLNPRLKISEIIAEGIDIHGLAKTSKERMDRVVELLETVGLNREHANRYPHEFSGGQRQRIGIARALAVEPEFIIADEPISALDVSIQAQVVNLLKKLQKEKGLTFLFIAHDLSMVKYISDRIGVMYYGKLVELADADELYKNPIHPYTQSLLSAIPLPDPDYERTRVRRAYEPSKHKLQPGEEMELREVKPGHFVMCSNEEFVQYQKQYAATV
- a CDS encoding putative glycoside hydrolase; this translates as MKRSDKKKITVLAVLLSLAGTAFADQPAQAAANGSSLALNEVIIPEKKLPDNMPRFVYDSGFKFDYPDAVRGVYVTGTSAGGEKMDSLIKLMDDTELNSMVIDVKDDSGNFTFHPDKKSPFYSISKAYIKDPKAMMKKLENHKIYPIGRIVVFKDNVLADKKPEWSYKKDGQVWQNGTGAKFVNPFVKEVWDYNVQAAIEAAEMGFKEIQFDYVRFPEGFETKDKELSYSEGDYEKDSRDNTQKRVQAVTDFTEYAREKLKPYGVKVSVDIFGYSATLPEAPGIGQNFSKISDNVDVISSMIYPSHWGSYFGIEKPDTEPYKLVKEYAKLENEKLGDLKTRPISRPWLQDFTASYLGKGNYLKYGKFEVEAQIKALNEEGINEFLLWNASNRYTEDVDYTPLK